DNA sequence from the Rhizoctonia solani chromosome 14, complete sequence genome:
ATTTCGAATAGACAGTGGCGGGTTCCGCTACATTCGCGGTACCCGAAAGTAGTCAACATCCGAACAGTGCTAGTTATGGTTCTGCCTCTTCGATTTTGGGAAAGGCAATGCATTATATGGCGACAAGAAATATGTACGAGGGCTCCGACGATACGCGCTCTCGAGAAGACTTTGACAACACATGGTTGAGCAATCAAAATCGCTTGACCCCCTATCCGCCTCCCTCGTCACGCAAGCTCCAAACGTGCATAACTCACTTCAGCTGCATCCGTCAGAGGGCCTACCAGAAATCACATGGCCGGATTCCTTGAATCTTTGTGCGCATCCCTTCCTCCCTCGGTGGTCTCAGCTCATACAATTGGCGAGACGCGTTTTATATATATGGTCAACGAATGTAAGTGAAACCGTTCCATCTATTCTGTATATGTTGATTCTACGTCTATAGACCAGTTACAGAGGGTCAATTGCTGGTTCATGCCCCCTCCACCTCAGGTCCGGGGAGTCATGATTGATCAGCTGAGAAGTTCGAAGATGATGATATGGACAGTCTTTCTAGGGTTAAAGCTATTTAAATCCCTCGATCAAGATTCCTGCGATTTGAGATCGAGTGGAAGTATCGGTTGGATCGACAAACTCGAACAACGGATCACCGTCACCTGCAAGAAATTATCCCTTAAGGAGATGGCAGATCGTCTTATGGCTCAACTCGAAGTAAGACTCCATTTTCTCTATCTTTCACAACAAGAAATAAGCTAACTCGCTCCATGTTAGTTAACGTTCATTAGTTTTGTGACGGTCGGGGTTCCTTTGGGATATAGTCTGCTTCGGAAAGCGCTACCGGGGTTTCTTCGTCTTGTAGCAGTCGATCCAAATCTCATCTCAGAACACCCCAACGGGAGTTTGTTTATCTCTTTCCCGCAAACTTTGGGGATACCCCGGCAAGAACTCAACACATTTATTCTATACGATGCTGCCACAGCGTTTGCACTAGGAGTTCCGTCTCTAGCGGAGTATGGTTATGATGGGAAATGCGATCCTACATCTCACGGGTATCAATGCGTGCATGGAGTCCCTGTCCCACTTGTCGAAATCATATCGCAAGTCAACTCATGGAGAGACGGATCAAGAATAGGTCTGGACGACTGGCAAACTCTGGAGAGTCGCGCGATGGCTTGGCAGGGACAACCTTTGCCCATAGAGGACGAAGATCCAAAGGTGAATGTTGCAAGGTTGGCAGTCCAAGAAAGTTGGAGATATGTAACTTTGGTTTATCTTTATATGGTATGTTGCTGGTCATTTTGGCCCTCTCCTAGGATCAACCTGACGTGTTACTAGGGCATGTGTGGTCTTTCCTCCAACGATTCGCGTGTGCGAGCTTCAATTGCGCAAATAGTCAACCTCGAGCGACGTGTAACCGATATATCAATCAGCATGCATATGCTGATGCATTATGTAGTAGTAAGTTTGGAATACATACTTTGAAATCCAGTTTACTTATCTCCATGCATAGCTCGGTTTGGGAGCACAACATGAAGAACAGCGAGCTATTATCCGTGAGAGGTTGCTTTCTTTCCAGGGTAGGCGAGTGTGGCTATTCCGTGGACCAGAATTCAGTCGGGTCCTTGACCACCTGTGGAACGGTGTGGGTGCAGGAGGTGCACCGTTACTTGGGATGACTATGTCCGGTCGAGGTGTGCAGTTCTTCCTATCTGAAATGCGCAACGCCAGGATCTTTTGTTATTTATTTAGTTTGTTGCTGTCCTATTGTAGCTTAGTAGTCGCGTATAAACTTGAACCATGGACATACCCCCGTTCGTTTCTGGTGATAACCGGGAGTCGAATCTAGACCAATTGCGCCTTATGCCATGGCAAAGCTCCTTGCATCTGCCCTATATCAAGTCCTATTCAAACCCGTGCGAGTCCAAATATTATTGATTCACGTATTGTACTGGCAATTATTTCCAGAGTGCACAGAATCTACGGTGCGATGCGTTCAATCACCCACCCCTCTTCTCCTGGCTTTCGCAAGTATCGGACACGATCGTGAAGGCGACTGGGTTGGCCTTGCCAGAATTCAATCTCACTAAGGCATGTTAGGAAGAACAATACCTGACGGCGTCCAAAATGCACTTACTGGGGAACCACTCGCCATCCTCCCCAAAAATCAGGCCGTGGTACTTCGGTACCGTCCAGCCCCTGAAAGCGCTTCTCGACTTCGGCCAATCGCCGGTCTAGTCGCCGTCTTGACCACGCTACTCTGCGGGCTGGCCCAAGCACCCATACGACTCCCGATCGGACGACTAGAGTAATATTCGTCGCTCTCCCGGCATCAAGTTTTCGACCTTTCCGACGATTCGGACTTGTCGATGAACCTCTCGCCAGTAGAATGCAATCGATGCGTATGGATTGGCATGTAGTTCATTCGATTTGCGAGATTCGTAGTTTGTATAGAAGACAAATCCGCGTGGATCAGCTTGCTTCAATAGGACGAACCGGGTAGAAGGACCCCTTCAGCGGAGCAAGTGGAGATTGCCATGGCTTCTGGTTCGTGTACTACCGACTTCTGCGGTTGATCAGGATGAGGAGACGATGCGGCCTTGAACCATTCTTTGAATTGGTCAATCGGATCAGGGAGCACCGACGAAGGAGACAATCGGGATGGGCTTTTGTATTGAGCATGAGAAGTTACTTTTAATTTCCCAGAGTCATCGGCAGGGATATCTAGATTCATGTTGTTTAAATGATTTTGAGAAGGTGCAAGGTGCCTGACTAGGGAGAAGAACTGGCGGTACCGTGCAGCAGATGTCGAGGGAGGTGGAAGGTAAAATCTAGCTAAGCCGTACGAAGATCCCAAGATGACTCGACTAAATCTCATATAAAGGTACAGTACCACTAGAAATTCTTTCCCATGGGCCGAAAGAGTCGGATGGGGGAGCTGGGAACTTGAACTTTCTCGCAGTTCTAATCAAGAGAGCGCGTGATCATGAACAATGACGGAGAAAGGTGGCCGGGATCGTCCGGATCGAGCCTGGCGATCTCACCAGTCACGTGGCTTTTGGAACGCGATCTCGACACGTATCGAAACACGATCGAAGCTTTTGCTGCTTTATCTTCTCCGCAGGGATCTGTGTTGCCTCAAGATATAGACTATACAGTGTTTCCGGCTTGAGGTGGACAGTATTAAAATATCATCTATTGGATCATGTCGGGCGAGCCGCTAGAGCCGGTATACGGTCCCAGGCAGGTGATAGGGCCGAAGGTCATTTCGAATCCTAGTGCTCCTTGAGTAATTTCATTGGTCGTTTTATGCTTGAGTCGATATTTGCTTGAATACACTGGCCTCAAAGACTCGCTCTATCTATGGAAATGTCATTGACCCTGCGCTAACTTGG
Encoded proteins:
- a CDS encoding pyridoxamine 5'-phosphate oxidase family protein gives rise to the protein MRFSRVILGSSYGLARFYLPPPSTSAARYRQFFSLVRHLAPSQNHLNNMNLDIPADDSGKLKVTSHAQYKSPSRLSPSSVLPDPIDQFKEWFKAASSPHPDQPQKSVVHEPEAMAISTCSAEGVLLPGSSY
- a CDS encoding Fungal specific transcription factor domain produces the protein MAGFLESLCASLPPSVVSAHTIGETRFIYMVNEYQLQRVNCWFMPPPPQVRGVMIDQLRSSKMMIWTVFLGLKLFKSLDQDSCDLRSSGSIGWIDKLEQRITVTCKKLSLKEMADRLMAQLELTFISFVTVGVPLGYSLLRKALPGFLRLVAVDPNLISEHPNGSLFISFPQTLGIPRQELNTFILYDAATAFALGVPSLAEYGYDGKCDPTSHGYQCVHGVPVPLVEIISQVNSWRDGSRIGLDDWQTLESRAMAWQGQPLPIEDEDPKVNVARLAVQESWRYVTLVYLYMGMCGLSSNDSRVRASIAQIVNLERRVTDISISMHMLMHYVVLGLGAQHEEQRAIIRERLLSFQGRRVWLFRGPEFSRVLDHLWNGVGAGGAPLLGMTMSGRGRTIPDGVQNALTGEPLAILPKNQAVVLRYRPAPESASRLRPIAGLVAVLTTLLCGLAQAPIRLPIGRLE